In Parasegetibacter sp. NRK P23, the genomic stretch GCCGCCGCCATAGGCGGGATGCTGGCTCCTGCGGGGATATTTCTACTCTTCAATGCAGGCACAGGGTTTCAGCACGGCTGGGGCATCCCGATGGCCACCGATATTGCGTTTTCACTGGGTGTAGCCAGTTTACTGGGCAAGAAAGTGCCCTTTTCCCTGAAGGTTTTCCTGATGGCCCTGGCCATCATCGATGATCTCGGGGCCATATTGGTCATCGCACTGTTCTACGGTGGGGATGTGCAGGTGAAGTTTCTGCTGGCCGGGGCGGCCATTTGTGTGGCGCTTTTCATCCTTGGAAAAACTAAAATGAAGTTCAACTTCATCCACATCATACTGGGACTGCTGCTTTGGTATGTGGTGTTCCGTTCCGGTATCCACGCTACTATTGCGGGGGTGGTATTCGCGCTTTTCGTCCCGTTAAAGGACCTTTCCAACTTTATACACCGCTTACACGATCCTGTCAATTTTCTCATACTACCCATTTTCGCGTTGGCCAATACGGCCATTCCTATCCCGAGCGATTTTGCCGGAGCGATCAGCACCAGCCTGAGCTGGGGCATCATTGCCGGCCTTGTGATCGGGAAACCGCTGGGCATCACTTTCATGAGCTGGCTCACGGTAAAACTGAGACTGGGTGAGAAACCTAAAGGCAGTACCTGGTTCCAGCTTGGGGGCATCGGCGCCCTGGCGGGCATCGGCTTTACCATGTCCATCTTCATCTCCATGCTGGCGTTCCGTGAAGTGGAAAACCAGGACATCTCGAAGATCGCGACACTGATCGCTTCCCTGGCCGCGGTGTTCATCGGCTACCTGTGGCTGAACTTCCCGGGGAAGAAAAACCCCAATTAACAACAATTTAGCGGCTCTGGAACAATGACGGCACAGGTTTGGTTGTTAATCCCGAAACAACCTTTTATGAACCCATGTATCCGGTTATGCGTGGCGGTTACTTTGTGCATCGCCACTTCCGGCTCCGCCAAAGCCCAGGATTACAAAACCGCCATAGGCGTAAGGCTGAGCCCCACGGCCCCCACCATCAACAACTCTCTTTCTTTCAAGCATTTCATCTCCAAAGACGGCGCCATCGAAGGACTGATTTCCTTAGG encodes the following:
- the nhaA gene encoding Na+/H+ antiporter NhaA — translated: MSKVRHIIRSRFINPILEFIHDSRAVGITLFVCTIISMVLANTGAAERYIGFWNMELHAPEILHLPHSLLHWINDLLMAAFFFLVGMEIKRELLAGELSSFKKSIMPIAAAIGGMLAPAGIFLLFNAGTGFQHGWGIPMATDIAFSLGVASLLGKKVPFSLKVFLMALAIIDDLGAILVIALFYGGDVQVKFLLAGAAICVALFILGKTKMKFNFIHIILGLLLWYVVFRSGIHATIAGVVFALFVPLKDLSNFIHRLHDPVNFLILPIFALANTAIPIPSDFAGAISTSLSWGIIAGLVIGKPLGITFMSWLTVKLRLGEKPKGSTWFQLGGIGALAGIGFTMSIFISMLAFREVENQDISKIATLIASLAAVFIGYLWLNFPGKKNPN